From the genome of Gracilibacillus salitolerans, one region includes:
- a CDS encoding carbohydrate ABC transporter permease, whose amino-acid sequence MDDVTKKVQTNQYKSGFITPKTAPYIFILPALLLFLAFTVYPIIASFLLSFQTRSGGVYTFSGFDNYVRLFTDPIFYKALGNTFIILIVQVPIMLFLALLLAVFLNSKLLNMRGFYRVSFFTPAVTSLVAASIIFILLLNTDYGLINYILTSIGLEKINWLTNGFWAKASLIIVTTWRWTGYNMVILLAGLQNIPNDLYEAASIDGASPIHKFFHITIPQLKPVLLFCFVLSTIGTFQLFDEPYNLTSGGPNNATLTITYYLYNQGFNFFDFGYASAIAYVIVVFIAILSWLQFKVVKDD is encoded by the coding sequence TTGGATGACGTGACAAAAAAGGTTCAGACCAACCAATATAAAAGTGGATTTATTACACCGAAAACGGCACCTTACATTTTTATACTTCCAGCATTGTTGTTATTTTTAGCATTTACGGTGTACCCAATTATTGCATCTTTTTTACTTAGTTTTCAGACAAGAAGTGGTGGCGTCTACACCTTTTCAGGTTTCGATAACTATGTACGATTATTCACGGATCCTATTTTTTATAAAGCTTTAGGAAACACATTTATCATCTTAATTGTGCAAGTACCAATTATGTTATTTCTCGCTTTACTGTTAGCAGTCTTTTTAAACTCAAAATTATTGAATATGCGTGGGTTTTACAGAGTTTCTTTTTTTACACCAGCTGTGACCTCCCTCGTTGCAGCATCTATTATTTTCATTCTGTTATTAAATACAGATTATGGTTTAATCAATTATATCTTGACATCTATCGGTTTAGAAAAAATCAACTGGCTAACAAATGGTTTTTGGGCGAAGGCATCCTTGATCATTGTAACAACTTGGAGATGGACCGGATATAACATGGTTATCTTGTTAGCGGGTCTTCAAAATATTCCAAATGATTTGTACGAAGCAGCTAGTATTGATGGAGCTTCACCTATTCACAAATTCTTTCATATTACCATTCCGCAGCTCAAACCAGTACTATTATTCTGTTTTGTATTATCTACGATTGGAACGTTTCAATTATTCGATGAACCGTATAACCTGACAAGCGGCGGGCCTAATAATGCAACTTTAACCATTACGTATTATTTATATAATCAAGGGTTTAATTTCTTTGATTTCGGCTATGCTTCTGCCATTGCATATGTGATCGTCGTATTTATTGCTATTCTATCTTGGCTGCAATTTAAGGTGGTGAAAGACGACTAA
- a CDS encoding DUF6807 domain-containing protein, translating to MVNHTKINDLRAECSDQIISVYRHNESVPIITQHAKTDKRPYIHPIVSPDGVGILTEDAPSHHPWQHGLYCGFNNINNIGFWEEGLKEGYDGTIHPKSLSKPIVRGNKANWKVESEWYAPNGTHMITEEQDWIFTDHGETYTLDLVGSLRAETFLTFGQHMAGGLFLRMPFKEELGGRAINSSGQENENAEAKYANWVTVSMPIKNRKNWAGIAMMNHKDNPQHPVTWRVDGQLGLSPSRCISGEWTQEQGKTERYKHRLLIYCGEPNIKQINKSWNSFNNL from the coding sequence ATGGTTAATCATACAAAAATTAATGATTTGCGAGCAGAATGCTCGGATCAAATTATTAGTGTTTACCGCCATAATGAAAGTGTCCCCATCATTACACAGCATGCAAAAACAGATAAGCGTCCCTACATTCATCCCATTGTTTCTCCAGACGGTGTGGGAATTTTAACAGAAGATGCTCCATCTCATCATCCGTGGCAGCACGGCCTTTACTGTGGATTCAATAATATTAACAACATAGGTTTTTGGGAAGAGGGGTTAAAAGAAGGGTATGACGGCACTATCCACCCAAAGTCATTGTCTAAACCAATCGTAAGAGGAAACAAAGCAAATTGGAAAGTAGAGTCGGAATGGTATGCCCCAAATGGTACACATATGATCACAGAAGAACAAGATTGGATATTCACAGACCATGGTGAGACATATACATTAGATCTTGTTGGGTCTTTGCGGGCAGAGACATTTCTCACTTTTGGTCAACACATGGCCGGTGGTCTTTTTCTACGTATGCCCTTCAAAGAAGAATTAGGTGGAAGAGCTATTAATAGCTCTGGACAAGAAAATGAGAATGCAGAAGCAAAGTATGCCAACTGGGTCACTGTAAGTATGCCTATCAAAAATCGTAAAAACTGGGCAGGAATTGCTATGATGAATCATAAAGATAACCCGCAGCATCCAGTTACTTGGAGGGTGGATGGCCAACTCGGGCTTTCACCAAGTCGCTGTATTAGTGGAGAGTGGACTCAGGAACAAGGAAAAACAGAAAGGTATAAGCATCGTTTGTTAATCTACTGCGGTGAGCCGAATATAAAACAAATAAATAAGAGTTGGAACTCATTTAACAATTTGTAG
- a CDS encoding aldo/keto reductase, with protein MEYTNLGRTGMKVSKLCLGTMNFGPSTEEKEAHKIMDAALNAGLNFFDTANVYGGQGRHGWTEEIIGRWFAQGGNRREKVVLATKVYNHMGDENDGPNDGRFLSAYKVRRHLEGSLKRLQTDHIELYQMHHIDRNVSWEELWEAFQAEVQKGTIDYVGSSNFAGWDLIKAQAAAKERNFLGLVSEQHKYSLLCRLPELEVLPAAKDQGIGVIAWSPLDGGLLGGNALNPDKGSRTAGQTARVEKHRAQLEAFSDFCKELGEREADVALAWVLHNPALDAPIIGPRTLEQFEKSLRAVEIKLDQASLERLDEIFPGYEKAPKEYAW; from the coding sequence ATGGAGTATACTAATCTAGGTCGTACAGGCATGAAGGTAAGTAAACTTTGCTTAGGAACTATGAATTTTGGTCCGTCCACAGAAGAAAAGGAAGCACATAAAATTATGGATGCAGCTCTCAATGCAGGCTTAAACTTCTTTGATACCGCAAACGTATATGGTGGTCAAGGTCGTCACGGATGGACAGAAGAAATTATCGGTCGTTGGTTTGCTCAAGGTGGTAATCGCAGAGAAAAAGTTGTACTTGCTACCAAAGTGTATAATCATATGGGAGATGAGAACGACGGTCCGAATGATGGAAGATTTCTATCTGCTTATAAGGTTCGTCGTCATTTAGAAGGATCACTTAAGCGATTACAGACGGATCACATTGAACTTTATCAAATGCACCATATTGATCGTAATGTTTCTTGGGAAGAGCTTTGGGAAGCCTTTCAAGCGGAAGTACAGAAAGGCACGATTGACTACGTTGGTTCAAGTAACTTTGCAGGTTGGGATCTAATTAAAGCGCAGGCAGCGGCAAAAGAACGTAATTTCTTAGGTCTTGTATCTGAACAACATAAATACAGCTTACTATGCCGTCTTCCAGAATTGGAAGTACTACCTGCAGCGAAGGACCAGGGAATTGGTGTGATTGCCTGGAGTCCACTAGATGGTGGATTGCTTGGGGGCAATGCGTTAAATCCAGATAAGGGTTCTCGAACTGCTGGTCAAACAGCACGAGTTGAAAAACATCGAGCACAATTGGAAGCGTTCTCTGACTTTTGCAAGGAACTGGGAGAACGTGAAGCTGATGTAGCCCTCGCTTGGGTATTGCACAATCCAGCATTAGATGCGCCAATTATCGGTCCACGTACACTCGAACAATTCGAAAAATCTTTACGCGCAGTTGAAATCAAACTGGATCAAGCATCACTTGAACGTTTAGACGAAATTTTCCCTGGTTACGAGAAAGCACCAAAAGAATACGCTTGGTAA
- a CDS encoding carbohydrate ABC transporter permease, translating to MKHRKFKRLLTYIFISIAGILFALPFFWMISTSIKPNVQLFTYPPVLIPNPLEWQHYFDATTMIPFFTYFKNSLLYSGLSTLGVVVSCPIVAYSLARLEWRGRDTLFILTLAVMMIPFPVTMVPLFLLFSQLGLVGGLLPLILPLWFGMPFFIFLLRQFFKQLPSSLEDAARIDGCSEFGIFFKIMLPICQPAILTIALFQFMFSWNDFLGPLIYLSDPSKYTLQIGLQQFQQTESTAWGPLMAASVLIAVPIIVLYFFVQKAFVQGISLGSVKG from the coding sequence TTGAAGCATAGAAAATTCAAAAGATTATTAACCTATATATTTATAAGCATAGCTGGAATACTGTTTGCGCTTCCTTTTTTCTGGATGATCAGTACTTCTATAAAACCAAATGTTCAACTGTTTACCTATCCACCTGTTTTGATACCAAACCCATTAGAATGGCAGCATTATTTTGATGCAACTACCATGATCCCTTTTTTCACATACTTTAAGAATTCTTTGCTTTATTCCGGTTTGTCTACTTTGGGAGTCGTGGTCTCTTGTCCGATAGTGGCCTACAGTTTGGCGAGGTTAGAATGGAGGGGACGTGACACTCTTTTTATTCTTACATTAGCAGTAATGATGATTCCATTTCCAGTAACTATGGTACCTCTTTTTCTATTGTTTTCTCAACTTGGGCTAGTAGGAGGGCTATTACCACTTATATTGCCATTGTGGTTTGGTATGCCGTTTTTCATTTTCCTATTAAGGCAATTTTTTAAACAATTGCCAAGCAGTTTAGAGGATGCGGCTCGTATTGATGGCTGTTCTGAATTTGGTATTTTTTTCAAAATTATGCTTCCAATATGTCAACCCGCTATATTAACCATTGCCTTGTTTCAATTTATGTTTTCATGGAATGATTTTTTGGGGCCTCTGATTTATCTAAGTGACCCTTCAAAATATACGCTTCAGATTGGGTTGCAACAATTTCAGCAAACAGAGAGCACAGCTTGGGGACCTTTAATGGCTGCTTCTGTATTAATTGCAGTACCAATCATAGTGCTTTATTTCTTTGTTCAAAAGGCTTTTGTTCAAGGTATTTCTTTAGGTAGTGTAAAGGGTTAG
- a CDS encoding SDR family NAD(P)-dependent oxidoreductase: protein MTGNRLENKVAVVTGGGSGIGRETCLLFAEEGATVVVVDRYESDAQNTVDLIAKQGGPQAISAIADVSSEKDIAALAKEVKNKFNKVDILVNNAGVRVFGPVTEADEETWQFIFDVNLRAVGYCCKHFIPIMSESGGGSIVNVSSANGVVGRPGMGLYDATKAGVLALTRSMACDHAGEQLRVNAILPGPTLTDYHIKRAEAAGKELDLGLTKSHPEGPGILKRQGTPRELAYGILFLASDEASYVTGACLNVDGGLSALAQRN from the coding sequence ATGACAGGAAACAGATTGGAAAATAAAGTTGCAGTAGTTACTGGAGGCGGCTCAGGTATTGGCAGGGAGACATGTCTCTTGTTTGCAGAGGAAGGTGCAACAGTTGTGGTGGTGGACCGTTATGAATCTGATGCTCAGAATACGGTAGATCTCATTGCCAAGCAAGGTGGTCCGCAAGCAATATCTGCAATTGCAGATGTAAGCAGTGAGAAAGACATTGCTGCACTAGCAAAAGAAGTAAAAAATAAATTCAATAAGGTAGATATACTTGTTAACAATGCTGGAGTGCGCGTATTTGGCCCAGTCACTGAAGCTGATGAAGAAACATGGCAATTTATCTTTGATGTTAATTTACGTGCAGTAGGTTATTGTTGTAAGCACTTTATCCCAATAATGTCCGAGAGTGGTGGTGGATCGATCGTCAACGTCTCATCAGCAAATGGTGTAGTTGGACGTCCTGGTATGGGGTTATATGATGCCACTAAAGCTGGAGTTCTTGCACTAACACGTTCGATGGCATGTGATCATGCTGGAGAACAACTGCGTGTAAATGCTATTCTTCCTGGACCTACACTTACCGACTATCACATTAAAAGAGCAGAAGCTGCAGGGAAAGAACTAGATCTGGGTTTGACTAAATCTCATCCAGAGGGACCAGGGATCCTTAAACGACAGGGTACTCCGCGAGAACTAGCTTACGGGATTCTTTTCTTAGCGTCAGATGAAGCGTCCTACGTTACTGGAGCATGTCTAAACGTAGATGGTGGGCTTTCAGCGCTTGCGCAGAGAAATTAA
- a CDS encoding beta-galactosidase, producing MKNVINETTIQLGVCYYPEHWPEKLWEDDFRRMKEMGFQYVRMAEFAWTIFEPIEGTFEFDLFDRAIQLAKKYDLKVIMGTPTATPPAWLTDKYPEVLNVSREGVRYHHGSRRHYNYNSEIYRTLSKRIVTEMVEHYKDNPTVVGWQIDNEINCEMNVFYSEADHTNFRNWVKEKYQTLDNVNEAWGTIFWNQTYTEWRQIYLTRPTVNDSYNPHQLLDEKRFISDSAISFVQMQADIIRSITDKQWVTTNGMFGHLDNHRMTKEALDFYAYDSYPNFNKIIEDNSFMPLRDRKWSLNLSTVRSFGGNFAIFEQQAGPGGWVNRIEQPTPRPGQLRLWTYQSIAHGADLVLYFRWRTATKGSEIYWHGINDYHNLPNRRISELKQTSEEMQKLGSAIFDSKYVADAAILTDYENEWDGEEDKWFGQFIGESKEAWFKAFQYHHIPVDIVNVTQNMALETLIKYKVLVYPHAAILTEKTANLLKGYVEQGGTIIFGARTGYKDLTGQTYMKAFPGYIKDLVGITVEEYTLLNGWQKNPYVNLFDNQLNTHGFNEVLQPEADNVEVIGTYQNAHYEGKPALTRRKVSEGTAYYYGGVFDYQTAALILEDVEISDYRSKFTLTPDIELAVREKDGEIVYILLNYSQEAQTIYLKVDMENLLDHDITSGDVTMAAYDVLVLKEK from the coding sequence ATGAAAAATGTCATAAATGAAACAACAATCCAATTAGGTGTTTGTTATTACCCTGAACATTGGCCTGAAAAGCTTTGGGAAGACGATTTTCGAAGAATGAAAGAAATGGGATTCCAATATGTTAGGATGGCGGAATTCGCATGGACAATCTTTGAACCAATAGAAGGAACATTTGAGTTTGATTTGTTTGATCGCGCGATTCAATTAGCAAAAAAATATGATCTAAAAGTCATTATGGGAACACCAACCGCAACACCACCAGCATGGTTAACCGATAAATATCCGGAAGTATTAAATGTCTCTAGAGAAGGTGTGCGCTATCACCATGGTTCAAGGCGACATTATAATTATAATTCGGAAATCTATCGAACCCTTTCCAAAAGAATTGTTACCGAAATGGTAGAACATTATAAAGATAATCCAACAGTTGTAGGTTGGCAGATTGATAATGAAATCAACTGCGAAATGAATGTGTTCTATTCAGAAGCAGATCATACTAACTTCCGTAATTGGGTAAAAGAAAAATATCAAACATTGGACAATGTAAATGAAGCTTGGGGAACTATTTTTTGGAATCAAACGTATACGGAGTGGCGTCAGATTTATCTCACACGACCAACCGTAAATGATTCCTATAATCCACATCAACTCTTAGATGAAAAGCGTTTTATTTCAGATAGTGCGATAAGTTTTGTACAAATGCAGGCTGATATCATTCGATCTATCACCGATAAGCAATGGGTGACGACAAATGGGATGTTTGGTCATTTAGATAACCATCGGATGACAAAGGAAGCGTTAGACTTCTATGCCTATGATTCATATCCGAACTTCAACAAAATTATTGAAGATAATTCCTTCATGCCTCTGCGTGATCGGAAGTGGAGTTTAAATTTAAGTACCGTTCGCAGCTTTGGTGGGAATTTTGCCATTTTTGAACAGCAAGCAGGTCCCGGAGGATGGGTAAACCGAATCGAACAACCAACCCCACGTCCTGGGCAATTGCGATTATGGACATATCAATCGATTGCTCATGGTGCCGACTTAGTTCTTTATTTTAGGTGGCGCACCGCTACAAAAGGATCAGAAATCTATTGGCATGGTATTAATGATTATCATAATCTACCGAACCGAAGAATTAGTGAACTGAAACAAACAAGCGAAGAAATGCAAAAGCTAGGTTCTGCTATCTTTGACTCAAAATATGTTGCAGATGCTGCAATCTTAACTGATTATGAGAATGAATGGGATGGTGAAGAAGATAAATGGTTTGGACAGTTTATTGGCGAGAGTAAGGAGGCATGGTTTAAAGCCTTTCAATATCATCACATCCCTGTAGATATCGTCAATGTAACACAAAACATGGCATTAGAGACCTTGATCAAATATAAAGTCCTTGTCTATCCACACGCTGCTATTTTGACGGAAAAAACAGCAAATCTATTAAAAGGTTATGTGGAACAAGGTGGAACCATTATTTTTGGTGCAAGAACGGGCTACAAAGATTTAACTGGCCAGACATATATGAAGGCTTTTCCAGGATATATTAAAGATTTAGTAGGTATTACTGTGGAAGAATATACTTTACTAAATGGTTGGCAAAAGAACCCATATGTGAACCTCTTCGACAATCAGCTAAATACCCATGGTTTTAACGAGGTGCTACAGCCAGAAGCCGACAATGTAGAAGTAATAGGAACATACCAAAATGCACATTATGAAGGCAAACCAGCATTGACAAGGAGAAAAGTATCGGAAGGTACAGCCTACTATTATGGCGGAGTTTTTGACTACCAAACAGCTGCCTTAATTTTAGAAGATGTAGAAATTAGCGACTATCGAAGTAAGTTTACTCTGACTCCAGACATAGAATTAGCAGTTCGCGAAAAAGATGGCGAGATAGTATATATATTACTCAACTATTCACAAGAAGCACAAACTATTTATCTAAAGGTAGATATGGAAAACTTGTTGGATCATGATATTACTAGCGGAGATGTCACTATGGCAGCGTATGATGTGTTAGTACTGAAAGAGAAATAA
- a CDS encoding carbohydrate ABC transporter permease, translating into MKSIYVKKSLLHFFLIVGVIISLGPFYWMIVGATNPSGDVLSFPPKIVPGNYFVENLTNLSEAIPIMKAVFNSAVIAIVFVLASLLVCSMAGYAFAKFKFKGSNIIFSSFLLAMMIPYQATIIPLFQIFGALDWINTYHAVILPQICYPFAIFLIRQNMKGIPDSMIEAARIDGAGEISIFFKLALPTMKPALAAVGIFLFTHQWNNFMWPLIVMTSSEMYTLPVALSTLAGLNSVDYGQLMLGTAISVLPIMVVFLMLQKHFVSGILGGSVKE; encoded by the coding sequence ATGAAAAGCATATATGTTAAAAAATCACTGTTACATTTTTTCTTAATCGTCGGTGTTATTATCTCTTTAGGACCGTTTTATTGGATGATTGTAGGTGCAACAAACCCCTCGGGGGATGTACTAAGTTTTCCACCTAAAATAGTTCCAGGAAATTATTTCGTAGAGAACTTAACGAATTTAAGTGAAGCCATCCCCATTATGAAAGCAGTATTTAATTCTGCTGTAATTGCGATCGTATTCGTGTTAGCTAGTTTGCTAGTATGTTCGATGGCAGGGTATGCATTTGCAAAGTTCAAATTTAAAGGTAGTAATATTATTTTTTCTAGCTTTTTGTTAGCGATGATGATACCTTATCAAGCTACAATCATTCCATTGTTTCAAATATTTGGTGCATTGGATTGGATCAATACGTATCATGCGGTTATATTACCACAAATTTGTTATCCATTTGCTATATTTTTGATTCGGCAAAATATGAAAGGGATTCCTGATTCCATGATCGAAGCTGCCAGAATTGATGGTGCCGGAGAGATTAGCATCTTTTTCAAATTGGCATTGCCAACCATGAAGCCAGCATTGGCAGCTGTAGGGATTTTCTTATTTACCCATCAATGGAACAACTTTATGTGGCCACTAATCGTCATGACATCTAGTGAAATGTATACTTTACCAGTTGCTTTATCCACATTAGCAGGCTTAAATTCAGTAGATTACGGACAGTTAATGCTTGGAACAGCTATTTCTGTTCTACCAATAATGGTTGTATTCCTAATGCTACAAAAGCATTTTGTATCAGGAATTTTAGGTGGTTCTGTAAAAGAATAA
- a CDS encoding carbohydrate ABC transporter permease, whose amino-acid sequence MKSVLLVNKIKAKKNIGSNRSKYGIIFALPWIIGLCAFYFYPLLSSMYYSFTNYNIAGSSQFVGLTNYIQLLNDSMFWTGISNTLIYAFMQLPLSVVLGVTIALLLNIKIKGQGIFRTLFFIPSLVPAVAVAILFQWLLEAQFGLVNYLLDIVGITGPGWLGDPTWAKPSVVMMSLWIIGNTFLIYLAGLQDISQEYYDAAEVDGANPFRKIWHVTIPLLTPVIFFNVVVGLINALQEFTLPYTLTSGTGSPADSLMFYSMYLYNNAFLYMRMGYASAMAWILFVLIMIITLIILKTSKRWVFYQGDK is encoded by the coding sequence ATGAAGTCAGTTTTACTAGTAAATAAAATTAAAGCAAAAAAAAACATTGGAAGCAATCGATCAAAATATGGAATTATATTTGCCCTGCCATGGATTATTGGATTATGTGCATTTTATTTCTATCCATTACTTAGTTCCATGTATTACAGTTTTACAAACTATAATATTGCTGGTTCTTCCCAATTCGTTGGACTAACAAACTACATCCAATTATTGAATGATTCAATGTTTTGGACAGGAATCAGTAATACATTAATTTACGCTTTTATGCAACTTCCTTTAAGTGTGGTCCTAGGGGTTACAATTGCTTTGCTGCTCAACATAAAAATTAAAGGTCAAGGGATATTTAGAACACTGTTTTTTATTCCCTCCTTAGTGCCGGCAGTAGCGGTAGCCATTTTATTTCAATGGTTACTTGAAGCGCAGTTTGGTTTAGTGAACTATCTTTTAGATATAGTAGGAATAACAGGTCCAGGCTGGTTGGGAGATCCGACATGGGCGAAGCCTTCTGTTGTAATGATGTCTTTATGGATTATTGGGAATACCTTTTTAATATATCTAGCTGGTTTGCAAGATATTTCTCAAGAATATTATGATGCCGCTGAAGTAGATGGCGCCAACCCTTTTCGGAAGATTTGGCATGTTACAATCCCGCTTTTAACACCTGTTATTTTCTTCAATGTGGTGGTTGGATTGATCAATGCTTTACAAGAGTTTACATTACCATATACGTTAACATCTGGTACCGGCTCCCCTGCTGACTCATTAATGTTCTATAGCATGTATTTATATAACAATGCCTTCTTATATATGAGAATGGGTTATGCTTCTGCCATGGCTTGGATTTTATTCGTGCTAATTATGATTATCACATTAATTATATTAAAAACGTCAAAGCGATGGGTATTCTATCAAGGTGATAAATAG
- a CDS encoding Gfo/Idh/MocA family protein: protein MGIKLKMAIVGLGFGAEFIPIYKDHPNTEMYAICQRNQENLNKIGDHFDIEKRYSNFDELIQDNNIDAVHINSPIHLHAEQSIAALHAGKHVACTVPMATSIEECQQIVKAQQKSGKNYMMMETAIQTREFLYVKELRDRGELGHIQFLRGAHQQEMAGWPGYWEGLPPMHYATHAVSPLLALAEKEVEYVSCLGSGKIADHLTVNYGSPFAVESALFSLRDSDLAMEVTRSLFETSREYVESFDVYANKKSFEWQQLESEDPVVFTGEEGERVKIPDYAHLLPDSIQRYTTEGVYDSEDNKHLSFTQGSGHGGSHPHLAHEFIMSILEKRDSYPNVFSSANWTCAGLCAHESAMKNGKIIRLPIFKEKI, encoded by the coding sequence TTGGGAATAAAATTAAAAATGGCCATTGTAGGACTGGGATTTGGAGCTGAATTTATCCCTATTTATAAAGATCATCCGAACACAGAAATGTATGCCATTTGTCAACGGAACCAAGAAAATTTGAATAAAATAGGTGATCATTTTGACATTGAAAAAAGATATTCTAATTTTGATGAGTTGATCCAGGATAATAATATTGATGCAGTTCACATTAACTCACCAATACATTTACATGCTGAACAAAGTATTGCTGCACTCCATGCAGGTAAACACGTAGCTTGTACTGTCCCAATGGCCACATCTATTGAAGAGTGTCAGCAGATTGTTAAAGCTCAACAAAAAAGTGGTAAAAACTATATGATGATGGAAACAGCTATACAAACGAGAGAATTTTTATATGTAAAAGAATTAAGAGATAGAGGAGAGCTTGGCCACATACAATTTTTAAGGGGAGCACATCAACAGGAAATGGCGGGATGGCCTGGTTATTGGGAAGGACTTCCTCCTATGCATTATGCCACTCATGCAGTTAGTCCTTTATTAGCATTGGCTGAAAAGGAAGTAGAATATGTCTCCTGTCTTGGCTCAGGAAAAATAGCGGATCATTTAACGGTTAATTATGGCTCTCCATTTGCAGTAGAATCAGCTTTATTTAGCTTAAGAGATTCTGATTTAGCGATGGAAGTTACAAGATCATTATTTGAAACTTCTCGTGAATATGTTGAAAGTTTTGATGTCTATGCAAATAAGAAGAGTTTTGAGTGGCAACAATTAGAGTCTGAAGACCCGGTAGTCTTCACAGGAGAAGAGGGAGAAAGGGTTAAAATACCAGATTATGCTCATTTGCTACCTGATTCTATTCAACGCTATACGACAGAAGGAGTATACGATTCCGAGGACAATAAACATTTATCTTTTACTCAGGGAAGCGGTCATGGAGGATCACACCCACATTTAGCCCATGAGTTTATTATGAGTATTCTTGAGAAGCGAGATTCTTATCCAAATGTATTCAGCTCGGCAAACTGGACTTGTGCAGGACTTTGTGCGCATGAGTCAGCAATGAAGAACGGAAAAATAATTAGATTGCCAATTTTTAAGGAGAAGATATAA
- a CDS encoding AbfB domain-containing protein: MNDSGMHSWAPEVFYDDERDKYGIYWSGNTDRNRIYVNYTDDFRAVSSPEIFFDPGYDSIDASIVSLKSTNYLYFKDGRYANIPPYEGKRIKVTKSTSLEPGSFDSNVYAGPFGEPEFEAPMIIKKLDEDKWYLYGDNYYPDNGKFYVWETKNLDKAEWVPLSRRDYNAPLNSKHASSLTVTRNELNTLFKHWGEKPKWNRIKLFSSPDFYIRYKDSFARIEAYPFDPYKDSLWKIIPGLADSSCISFESINYPNHFLKPYNFTLRLESYDDSDNFKKKASFKQVKGLADSDWSSFQSYQHCDKYIMHDGTFLRVCSVSSEHDKKNATFKICW; the protein is encoded by the coding sequence ATGAATGATTCAGGAATGCATTCATGGGCACCTGAGGTTTTTTATGATGACGAAAGGGACAAATATGGAATCTATTGGTCTGGGAATACTGACCGAAATAGAATTTATGTAAATTATACAGATGATTTTAGAGCTGTAAGTAGTCCGGAAATTTTCTTTGACCCTGGATATGATTCCATTGATGCTTCGATTGTATCCTTAAAATCCACAAATTATTTGTATTTTAAAGATGGTAGGTATGCTAATATACCTCCTTATGAGGGGAAAAGAATAAAGGTTACAAAGTCCACATCACTAGAACCTGGAAGCTTTGACTCTAATGTTTATGCAGGTCCATTTGGTGAACCGGAATTTGAAGCTCCCATGATTATAAAAAAATTAGATGAAGATAAGTGGTATTTATATGGTGATAATTATTACCCCGATAATGGAAAATTCTATGTCTGGGAAACCAAAAACTTAGACAAAGCCGAATGGGTGCCACTCAGTAGACGAGATTATAACGCTCCACTAAATTCCAAACATGCGTCATCTCTTACCGTTACACGGAATGAGTTAAATACTCTCTTCAAACATTGGGGGGAAAAACCTAAATGGAATCGCATAAAACTATTTAGTTCCCCCGATTTTTATATTAGATACAAAGATTCGTTTGCTCGGATAGAAGCATATCCATTTGATCCATACAAGGATTCACTTTGGAAAATAATACCTGGACTTGCAGATTCTAGTTGCATTTCATTTGAATCCATTAATTATCCAAATCATTTCTTAAAGCCTTATAACTTCACTCTACGTTTAGAGAGTTATGATGATTCAGATAATTTTAAAAAGAAAGCTAGTTTCAAACAAGTTAAAGGATTAGCTGATTCTGACTGGTCTTCATTTCAATCCTACCAACATTGTGATAAATATATAATGCATGATGGTACCTTTCTGCGTGTTTGCTCTGTTTCATCAGAGCATGACAAGAAAAATGCTACTTTTAAAATTTGTTGGTAA